From the Thermococcus sp. genome, the window GTGTCGCGTTGGCGACCTGTGGGGTGTCGTCGTAGATGGTCACTCCCACTATCACGGGACTCAGGTTCAGGTACTCCAGATCCTCGGTTATGCTGGGGGCAAGGGTCACAACCCTCCGTGGCTCCTTTTTGATCTCAACCGTGCGGTTCATGAAATCCGTGACCTCTATCGGGTAGTAGGGTCTTTCGGTGGTGGTCGTCTGCGATGGGGTCGCTGACGTCAAGCCCGGTGCCGTCGATGAGCTGGAAAACGTCGTTGAAGTCTGGGAAGGTTGAGTTTGGGTGGTTGAGGAGCCTATGCATCCGGCGGCCAAGACCGCGCCCAGTAGAAGAACCAACAACACTGCAGTTTCCGCCTTCTTCATGACGCTCACCTGGATTATTTGTCCAGTAGCTGATAAGGGGGAGGGTATATAAAATTGTTGGATAAAAGTGCCAGGAGGTATATCATCCATTCCTCCTGATGAAGAGCACTGCTAAACCCGCCAGGATAAAGATCAGTCCCGCCAGCCCCAAAAGTAGCTTCCAGCCAAAAACAGAGCCTTTTTTCGCGGGGGTTGAGGTCGTTGATGGAGTTGTGTGGTTGGGGGATGGTGCATTTCCAGTCGTGGCTGGGGTGTGAGGGAGGGATGAGCTGGGGGTGGTGAAGGTTGAAGTTGTGCTGGGGGTGGCCGTGGTCGAGGTCGGCGAGGGACTGGAGGTCGTTGTGGGTGTGAAGCTCTTCGCTTCCTGGAACGCCCAGGCTATCAGGTTTTCCACGAAGCGTTCACCGTCGAACACGTAGGGGCCGAACTGGTTAATGGACAGCGGGACGGGACTACCGTACGGACTTTCACCGCTCACGATTAACACACCGGTCCTTCCGTTGGGCAGCTTAACGAACTCCACGGCAAGGAGGGTGAACACACCCGATTCCCAGACCTTGTACGTCATGGGCTCTGGGGCGGAGTTGTCCTCTATGACACCGTCCCCACTGGTGGTCACTATCCTATAAACCCCTTTGGGGATCTCCCCCACCGTGAGGGGGTGCCACTTACCGGAATCGTCTACCCACGCGAGGACCCCTGTGGTGTAGAATAGAACCTTGCCGACTTCCGAGGTGTAACCCTTGAGCAGTGTTTCCGAATTGGGTGTGCCGAGATCTGGACGAACGTAGCCGGCCACGTAGAGGTCCTTCCCAGCGTTGCTGAAGGTGTCTGTGGCTGTTGCATAGTCCAGCCGCAGATGAGCATTGGGAATCTTATCTAGGAGGTCATCGACGTTCTTCTGTACGTACGCACCTTCCCCGATATCGGCGTCACCAGAGACCCACAGTATTCTCCCGCCTTCTGAGAACCAGCCGGTTATGGCGCTGACCTCCTCGGGGGATAGTGGCTGTTTAAGCTGCCCTATGATCAGCATGTTAACACCTTTGAGCGATTCGGGGGTTATAGTCCTGCCGAGGCATTTCATCTTTCCGTTCAGTTCCGGGGCGGGGCCTATGTACCCCCAGTTGTACCAGGACAGAACGTTCACAATACCGTGGTATACCAGTTTTCCGGTCGTTGGGTCCACCACGGGCGTTACCAGGGCCACCGTGCCCTCACTGTGAGAGACGTCGACCGCTATGGTGGCGGCGCTACTTACTCCAGCAATCATCCCGATGGTGATCAGCGGGAACAACGCAAGGATCAGCACCCTCATGCTCGTCCCCCTCCATGCCTATCTAAACATGCGTTAGCGCCGGCAGATAAAAAGAAATTTTGGTGCAGTGGAAAGCGAGATTCACCCCGATTTGGCTTCTCTTCCCACTTTAAAGAGATCTACACGGGTTATTATACCCACAGTTTTTCCCTCTTTGTCCTGAACCAACACCGCGGGATGCTCCTCAAGGAGGTATTTGACGACCTCTATATCCTCGTCCTTGTTAACTATTGGAAAAGGCTCGTCCATTAGCTCCATGACCTTGTGATCGTAGATGTTGTCGTACTCAAGGCTCTGTCGTACGAGGGTTCTCTCGGTGATGGAGCCGACGATCTTGCTGCCGGCCACCACGGGAATCTGGGAGATGTTGTGCTCGTTCATGATCTTTATCACGTTCTCTACGGTCTCGTAGGGTTTTATGGATATCACGGGTGAGGACATCACATCTCTTGCCTTCAGCTGGGCGTGTTTACATTCGAGAAGGGCCTGAAGAATTCTGTTGAAAGTGGAGAGCCTCGGGTCAACCTTTCCCGCCTCAAGCTTGGCAATGTAGGCTTGGGTCACTCCTGCCCGCCTAGCCAGTTCTTCCTGGGTTATGTCGAGCTCCTTTCGGATTCTTCGTATCTCCCTTGGGTCTATGGGGCGGGGGATTATCACCATACATAACCACCGGTTATCTCCTCGGGGGTATCGGGTTATAAGTCTTCCGTAGAGCAGGGACTAAAGGTTCAGAAGAGGGTGGAATGTGGGCCGGGTACAGAGACCCGCGTTCACCCATCGCACGGGTGGATGCTCCCGGTCCTGTGGGCCCGGCGTGAGCACTCCCCGCTCATCGTTCACGGGGGCGGATTTACCGAGCCCATGAGGAGACTGTTGTCCCCTCACTGTCGGCGGTCTGTGTTGGGAGTCGGACCTTAAAAACATAGCTCATGCAGTTGATATCAGCACAACCCCAAGCACTGCCAAGAGTAGGCCCTCCATTATCCTCCTGTTGGGTGATTCTCCCAGGAAGTTCACAGCTAGGAGGGAGGCTATGACGGGGTTTATGGAGGATACTGGGGCGGCTATCTGGGAGCCCACCGTACCCACTGAGTAGACGAAGAAGTACTGGCCGAGTAATAGGCCGCTTACAGCGGCCCCCGTGAGAACCATCGCTTCCCTACCCGTGATCCTCCTCAACTCCGAGGAGTACTTCGGAAGGAAGAGGGAAACACCCACCGCTGCGAACATCATCCTCAGGCCTGCCAGGGTGAGGACGTCCAGACTTCTGGTCAGCCAGTCCATGGTGAGGATGGCGAGACTCCAGGAGATGGGTGCAATCATGGCGAAGATGAAACCCTTTGGATTAATCCGCTCCTTCTCCTCGGCCCTGCGCACGATTATTATAGCTAAAACTACCAGAATGGCCCCAATAACTACCTGGGGACGGATTCTCCTGCCAAGAAATAGAAAGGCCCAGAGTATGGCCCATAGAGGATAAGTGGATGTTATCGGGACGGTTCTGGAGACGCCCATCATCTTGAGGGCATGGAAATAGAAGTAGTCCCCCACCACAAAGCCCAGGATCCCAGAGATAAAGGCCACACCCAGCACTCCTGGGGACAGCGAGGCGAGCTTCGGAAAGGTGCCCCTGGCAAGGAATATAACGGAGTACATCACCGAAACAACGTAGAGCCGGAATATATTGACGACTACCGCGCTTTTGTTATTCATCCCGAGTTTTATGAATATGGTCGAGGCTGCCCAGGAGAACGCGGATATCAGAGCCGCCAGGATTCCGAGGAGGAGGCCATGCATACTGAAGAACAGATAATTCAGTTTAAAAGTTTAACGTTTAGATATTTAACGAAATGTCGTGAGGGTTATAAGGACCCGTGATGTTTAAGGTGGTGATGATGACCTCGGCAGAACTGACGTCAGGATGATGACGATCTTGAGTGCTGAACTTTGGGAGAATTCAAAGGGTAGGAAAGTGAAACGAAAAGTCAGCGAAGGGAGACGTTGAGCTTCCGGAGCCGGATGCCAACACCGTACTCCTTTCCTACTTCCCGTACAATGTGCTCTATAGTGTCTTTTATGTCCTTTTTAACTCTCTCGTCTGAGACTCCTGAGAATGAGCCAAAGAGGCCTCCAACGTCCTCCTTAACGAAGCTGGTCTCTATGTCCAGGTACACCGTGGAACCGCTGACTTCATGGTTCATCTTCATCCATTTGAACGTGACCCGTGGAATAAGCTTCAGCTCGCTGTGAACCCTGGCCTTGAGCGTTTCAAGGGCGGGTTCAATCCGGCTTTTGAGCATTATCTCCTGGCTCTCCTGTTTTTTCTCCTCGGTTAGTGGGGAGAGTTCTTCGATGCCCGCCTGCTTGAGGAGGGCCTCAACTTCCTTCTCCAGGTCAGCCTTCTTTGCAAGAACTTCAGCGGCTTTTCCAGGAGTTACGGCTGGGGTGGGCGCCGTCCTTGGAGTTTTAGGGGTCCTGGGAACTTCTAACTCGATCTTATGGACCGTTATGTAGTGGTTTATACTCCTGCTGAGCTCCCTGGCGTGTCTTGAAACTACGTCTTTGACTATGCTCTCAATTTGCTCCTTAGGGATGTTGCTCTCCACGACGGCGGAGAGGTTTATCTCAAATTCTCGCCTCCCTCTTACATCGAAGAACACCTTGTTGACCCTGATGCCAGCCCCCTCGATCTCACCCACCACGGTTCTGGCATAGGCGCTGAAGTAGGGCCACACCTCTTCAAGGACTGCAAGGGTAATACGGCCGTCCTTGGTGACATTGGCCGTTTTTTTCTTGTCTTTCTCGACGATCTCCTGTGGCTTGACTTCTTCCCCGTTTATTATGATGCTCGTGTCCCGTATTATGGGTTTTATGTCCGCTTCTCTCAGGATAACCGGGGCGTACTTACTGACGGCATGAAGCATGCGCTTCTCCGCGATCTCTATGTCCCTCGCGTTTCCGGTGGAGGATCCATACACGCGAACGTTTAGGTATACGACCCCTCCCTCCACCTCGGCGTCGAATTCAATCCTGCTCACGGAGAGCCCTTTGATCCTCTTTGCCTCCTTGAGGATGTCCTCGGCGTAGATCTGGAAGGCCTTCTCCGGGAGCTCTCCTCCCCTGAAGTTCACCGTAACCTTGGGCTTTCCCTGGGCGGCCGGCTTCGGTGCCGAAGGTCTGGGTTTTTCGGCGGGTGCTTCTTCCACCGTTTTGGCCTTTTCAGCTTTTTTTACTTTTTTGGGCTGTTCCTCAGCCTTCTTTTCTTCCCTTGGGGGGGTGGGGGATTTAACCGGTGGTTTGGGCTCCTCCCTGACTTCGGCCTTGAAAATGCTGTCTATCGCGATTTTAGGGGTCTGAGCATAGATATCAACGTTATCGGCGATTGAGAGCTTGAGCTCTATCTCGTCGAGGGCGTAGACATCGACCACCATCGGTCTGCCGGCAAACGATCTGAGCACGCTGAGGGCTTCCCCACCGGTTAATGTCCTCTTTTCGTCCACCAGGAGGCATTCCACCGCGAGAAGCTTTGTCTTGTCGAACAGAATTGTCACATAATACTTCCCGCTTTTATCCTTGGCGAATATTTTGAGGAAAGTACCGCTGGCCTCGGCAAGGGCCTCACGTACGAGATCCTCCAATTCCCCCGTAGAGGTTATCAGTACGTTTTCTTTTAGGGGGCTCTTATTTGGCAGCTCCATTTCCACCACCATTAGCTATATATATCCCTAGTTATTCTAAAGAATCCAAGGAGATTTATCGTGTTAGTATATCAACGCTTGTATTTAAACATTATTGTGCACAAAGGTGAGAGTCATGAAGGTGCTGGTACTCGGAGGAGGAGTCTTGGGCCGTTCGGTTGCTGAGTCGTTGAAGGGGGAATTTGACGTAACCATCATCGAAAAGGATGAAGTGCGGGCAAAAGCTCTTGAGGAAGGCGGCTTTCGTGTTGTTCCGGGTGACTTTTCATACACGGCCACGCTCCTCAAAGCGGGGGTTGATAAGGCCGATCTCGCTATAATAACAACCCATAACTCAGATACAATCAAGAGAACAGTCTACGTTATTAAAACTAACAACAAAGAAATCCCGGTGATCACGGTTCTTCCAGATGGCATGAGCATTGATGAGCTGATAAAACAGGTAAATGATGAGTTTGAGGCAGAGGTAACCGTTGAACATGCGATCTCCCCGCTTGGAGCCCTGAAAGATGCTCTCGTTAGGATCGTGGAGATGATAGGCGAGCAGAAGAATGCGAACATACTGGTTAAGAAGCTCAAGGAGCTGAGGAATTCGGGTGATTCCCTCTTAATAGTCATGCACGACAACCCCGATCCGGACTCGATATCCAGCGCGACCGCCCTTAGCGTGATCGCCCAGACCCTTGGCCTCAAGACCCAGATCGTCTACGGCGGTGACATCACCCACCACGAGAACAGGGCCTTCGTAAACCTTCTGGGAGTCGACCTCAGAAAGCTTTCCCGGGGGAGCTACGAGCTGAAACGCTACCCGTTCATCGCGGTTGTCGACTGTCAGCCCAACGGGAACCTCACCCTTTTGGAGGGGGAGGACTACAAGAAGATAAAGATAGTCATAGACCACCACCAAGTGCTTCAGCACCTGCGGGATCTTCTTCCCAAGGACGCGTTCATAGATATAAGGCCGGAGGTAAACGCCGCCGCTTCCATACTCGCGGAGTACATCCGCACCCTGGGGATACCGGTTGATACCCGCCTCGCAACGGCCCTCTTCTACGGAATCTACGTGGACACAAAGAAGTTCTCGAAGCTCAGCCACATTGAACTAAAGGCCATAGAGTTCCTGGCAGGTAAGGTGGACTACGAGCTCTTGGATAAGATAGAACACCCCGACATCTCAACGGAAACCGCTGAGATACTCGCAAAGGCCATCATAAACCGGCGCATATACAAGAACGTGGTTGTCTCAAACGTTGGCTTCATAACCAACAGGGATGCCGTGGCGGAATCGGCCGACTTCCTGCTGCGCCTTGAGGGGATAACAACCGTGCTGGTGTTCGGTATCGTCGATGACAGGATAGAGATGTCGGCCAGGACACGCGATGTCCGCGTTAACATCGGCACGGTGATGAGGGAGGCCTTCGGTGACATTGGAACAGGGGGCGGCCACAGTCAGTCTGGCGGTGCAAGGATACCCCTGGGGATATTCAGGCTCGCCAAGGACAAAAACTCCCTCCTCAGGCTGGCAGAGGAGGCGATAACGGAGAAGTTCCTTGAGGCGTTAAAAGTTAAAGAGTAGTCCTCTACCCTTCTTTTGCTTCCACGAGGATTATGTCACCTATCGCTGTCACCCTGTTGTAGGGAACGCCGACCTTTTCACCGGGAAGTCCGAGCGCAAGAACCCTCCCTCCACCCCGGTCGATTTCGATGAGAATCTCATCGACGTAGCCGACGTAGTTCCCCTTGGTGTTGTAGATCTGCTTCCCGTAAAGCCTTGAGAGTCTCATCACCATTTTAACCACCTGAATAAGTTATCCCGGTTGTATTTAAGGTTTACTTTGTTTTCCTCTGAAAGCCCGTCCTTCTGGGTGGGGGGGAGGTCAGTTCATCGGTTCATCCTTTGGGGGAAACCAACCAAGAATCTGAACATCACCACAAAGAAGGCTAGGACGGCCCCAAAGATCCCGGAGAGGTTTATGCTCAGAAGCGCACCCGGGGTTTCCCAAAGGGATTCAACACTGCCGAGGATCATAAGCGCCGTCAGCATCCCCCCGAAGTAGGTTATCGGTGTGAGGGCAGCGTCCGTAAAGCCCAAGGGCGCCGTTAGATAGAGGGCTCCAACAGCGGCCGCGGTTATGGTCAACGTAGCCGTCAGGGTGGCGTTGCCCGTGAACCAGAGTGCCCCCAGTACAAACGCCACAAGAATGCCGAGCGGATACGCAAAGGCCGATGCGTTAGTGACGGGCTTCGATGTCCAGCCCACCAGTGCCCCAAGGGTTATCCCAGCGAGGAAGAACGGAAGACTTCCCCTTATCCCCGCGCTCGTACTCAGAAATTTCACAACAACCAGAAACGCGAGGGTCATTCCTGCACCGGCACCACTCATAACCTGCTTCAGCTTGGGGTCCATTTTATCACTCCCTAACGGTCACTTTTATCAGGTCCCCGTCTCTGATGTTCAGCTCCTCCCTCAGGTAAGCGGGCGCAACTATCTCGGCGATCTTCGGCGGGTGAATGGTTCTGGATGGGACGACGATTGCTCCCTCCAGCCCTCTGATCCTGACCGGATATGCCCTCACGTCGCCAAAGGTCCGTCCCTCCTTAGTGAATCCGGGCAGTATCACTGGCCTCACGTTGCAGAGGGCATCAAATATGGTCTTTGGGAAGATTACCCGGATGTTGAGGGTCCCAGGATACGGATCAAACCCCAGATACTCCCGTATCAGGGGAGCGTATTGCTTGACGTAGTACGCACCCTCTCCGATCCCGGATACAACTTCCCCAAGGATAACGCCGTTGTACAGGACGCTGGAGATCCTGTCACAGACGTCTTCCAGAAAACGAAGTCCCTCCGGCGTTAGCTCCATGTACGTTTTCTTACCTTCCGTTTCCCGCTTGAGGAGCCCTTCCACCTCCATAGCCTCAAGAAGTCTAAGGACCGATTGGGGGGAGGTTTTAAGGCCATCTGCGAGCTCCCTAATGGTTATCCTGACCTTCTCACCAACGGCGCCCTTCTTTACCAGGATCAACAGGAGATTGAGCTTCTTCATAGCCACCGCCTCTTCGAAAGTCTGTCCGCAAGCCTGAGCGGTTTGGGGTAGCCCCCCTCAAGCACCGCTCCCACTATATTGACCGCGGACTCCAGGTCCACCAGATGACCGACGCTTACATAAGCTTTTCCCACGCGTCTGTAAGAACCTTTGGGACTTCCTCGAAGGGGACGCTTTGCAACCCCAATGGTCGGGCTTCCAAGCAGTAGACCTATGTGGCTGGCCAGCCCGTAACCGCGTGGGTGGGCCCTTCCGTGCCCCTCCACAAGGAGGACGTCAAACTTCTCCCCTTTAAGAACCAGCAGTAGAGGTCTTGTCTCCTTGAGGAAGAAAAACGTAGACATGTACGGTACTGGGACCTCGGTTTCCACAACCTTTTCTCTTAGAGGGGCACAGTCCGGAAATGAACAGAGAACGAAAGCGGCCCTTGCCTTACCCTCACGGTACGAAACATCGACGGCCCCCACCGTTTCGGTCTCTTCGGGTCTGAGACCTC encodes:
- a CDS encoding CBS domain-containing protein, whose translation is MVIIPRPIDPREIRRIRKELDITQEELARRAGVTQAYIAKLEAGKVDPRLSTFNRILQALLECKHAQLKARDVMSSPVISIKPYETVENVIKIMNEHNISQIPVVAGSKIVGSITERTLVRQSLEYDNIYDHKVMELMDEPFPIVNKDEDIEVVKYLLEEHPAVLVQDKEGKTVGIITRVDLFKVGREAKSG
- a CDS encoding endonuclease V, whose translation is MSELKLNRLAEVQKKLSERIVERGLRPEETETVGAVDVSYREGKARAAFVLCSFPDCAPLREKVVETEVPVPYMSTFFFLKETRPLLLVLKGEKFDVLLVEGHGRAHPRGYGLASHIGLLLGSPTIGVAKRPLRGSPKGSYRRVGKAYVSVGHLVDLESAVNIVGAVLEGGYPKPLRLADRLSKRRWL
- a CDS encoding DMT family transporter; the protein is MHGLLLGILAALISAFSWAASTIFIKLGMNNKSAVVVNIFRLYVVSVMYSVIFLARGTFPKLASLSPGVLGVAFISGILGFVVGDYFYFHALKMMGVSRTVPITSTYPLWAILWAFLFLGRRIRPQVVIGAILVVLAIIIVRRAEEKERINPKGFIFAMIAPISWSLAILTMDWLTRSLDVLTLAGLRMMFAAVGVSLFLPKYSSELRRITGREAMVLTGAAVSGLLLGQYFFVYSVGTVGSQIAAPVSSINPVIASLLAVNFLGESPNRRIMEGLLLAVLGVVLISTA
- a CDS encoding CTP-dependent riboflavin kinase, with protein sequence MKKLNLLLILVKKGAVGEKVRITIRELADGLKTSPQSVLRLLEAMEVEGLLKRETEGKKTYMELTPEGLRFLEDVCDRISSVLYNGVILGEVVSGIGEGAYYVKQYAPLIREYLGFDPYPGTLNIRVIFPKTIFDALCNVRPVILPGFTKEGRTFGDVRAYPVRIRGLEGAIVVPSRTIHPPKIAEIVAPAYLREELNIRDGDLIKVTVRE
- a CDS encoding DHH family phosphoesterase: MKVLVLGGGVLGRSVAESLKGEFDVTIIEKDEVRAKALEEGGFRVVPGDFSYTATLLKAGVDKADLAIITTHNSDTIKRTVYVIKTNNKEIPVITVLPDGMSIDELIKQVNDEFEAEVTVEHAISPLGALKDALVRIVEMIGEQKNANILVKKLKELRNSGDSLLIVMHDNPDPDSISSATALSVIAQTLGLKTQIVYGGDITHHENRAFVNLLGVDLRKLSRGSYELKRYPFIAVVDCQPNGNLTLLEGEDYKKIKIVIDHHQVLQHLRDLLPKDAFIDIRPEVNAAASILAEYIRTLGIPVDTRLATALFYGIYVDTKKFSKLSHIELKAIEFLAGKVDYELLDKIEHPDISTETAEILAKAIINRRIYKNVVVSNVGFITNRDAVAESADFLLRLEGITTVLVFGIVDDRIEMSARTRDVRVNIGTVMREAFGDIGTGGGHSQSGGARIPLGIFRLAKDKNSLLRLAEEAITEKFLEALKVKE
- a CDS encoding PRC-barrel domain-containing protein translates to MVMRLSRLYGKQIYNTKGNYVGYVDEILIEIDRGGGRVLALGLPGEKVGVPYNRVTAIGDIILVEAKEG